The nucleotide sequence GACCAGCCTTCTAGGAGCCGAACGCCAAGCTTGCCGAGCGGATGAACGCGTTCTTGGAATGCTTCGCCGAGTCGAGGGTAGGTCGATCGAGGTGTGGCGGGCCACCGATTTCGAGGACATCGAGTCCTACCTGCCCAAGTGGCGCGGCGGTACATCGGGGCGGGGCCGCGCGTCCAGAGCGACGAGGACGTGCGGCCCTCGGAGAAACGCCGCGTGCTCCACTTCCTAGCGGGCCAGGCGGTCCAGCAGTTCGCCGAGCAGCCCGCGTTCGCCAGGGGTGAGGTCGCCCGGGTCGTTGCCGACCAGCGCGCGCAATGTCAGTGCGGCGCTCGCGCGGGTCGCGGGGGTGTCGGTGGTGGGTGTGTGCAGCACTCCGGCCAGTGCGGCCTCGCGGACGCGTCTGGAGAGCTCGAAGTCCGGCTCTGGCTGGCTGATCAGGGTGAGTGTGATGCCGACGTTGGCGGCGAGTAGCTGTTCGGCGGCGTCGGCCGCTGGCACCTTGAGCATGCCCTGGGCGGCGGCTGCGGTGAACCGGTCGCGCAACGCGGCGTGCGCGGGAGCAGTGACGGCGCAGGGCTTTCCCGGCTCGACGCGGCCGTAAAGCAGCCCGTAGAACGACGGGTGCTCCAGCCCGAACCGTACGTGCCTGTCCCAGCCTTCGCGCAGGTCGTCCAGCGGGTCGCCTGAGCTCTCGATCGCCGTGTATTGGGTGAAGCCGTGGTTCGCCACGGTGTCGATCAGGCCCTGCTTGCTGCCGAAGTGGTGGTACAGCGTCGGGGCCTGCACCCCGGCGCGGTCGCACACCGCTCTCGTGGACACCGTAGCGCCGCTCTCCAGCAACTCCGCCGCGGCGAGCAAGAGTCGATCCCGTGCGTTCTGCATGCTTGCTATGGTAACTGTTATAGCGCTACATTGCCTTCTATAGCGGGAGGTGAAGTCCATGAGGACTTGGTTCATCACGGGTGGGACGCCCGGAGGGTTCGGCCTGGTCTATGCCGAGGCTGCGCTGAAACAGGGCGATCAGGTGGTGGTGACCGCGCGTCGGCCCTCTGAACTGCAGGAATGGGCTGCATCGCATGGCGACCGTGTGCTGGTTCTCCAGCTCGATGTCACCGATGCCGACCAGGTGCGTGCGGCGGTCAAGGCGGCGGAGGAGCGGTTCGGCGGGATCGACGTGCTCGTGAACAACGCGGGCCGTGGCTGGTACGGCTCGGTCGAGGGGGCCCCTGACGAGACGATCCGCCGCACGTTCGATCTCAACCTGTTCGCCGTGGTCGAGGTGGTGCGCGCGGTACTGCCTGGTATGCGGGCACGCGGCGACGGCTGGATCGTGAACATGTCGTCGGTGGCTGGCCGGGTGGGCGGACAGGGGTTCGGCTACTACTCGGCGGCGAAGTTCGCGCTCGAAGGACTGTCGGAGACGCTGCGCCAGGAAGTTGAGCCGTTCGGTGTACGCGTGCTCGTCGTGGAGCCGGGAGCGTTCCGCACCAGTGCCTTTTCCTACTTCCAGAACGAGTCCGTCAATGAGACCGTCGACGCCTACGTGCCGATGGTCGAGGCCGTCAAGGCGGCATTCATGGACCACAACGGCAAACAAGCGGGTGACCCTGAACGCGGAGTGCAGGCCGTGATCAGCGCGATGAACGCCCCCGTTCCACCACACCGGATCGTGCTCGGCAACTCCGGCTACGACGTCATTGTTGCGATGCACGAGAACGCACTCGCGGAACTGCGCGCGAACGAGAAGCTCTCGCGCAGCGCGGACTTCTAAACCTGCTGCCAGAAGCGGGGGGTCCGCAACTCGCGTGAGTTGACCTTGCCCGAACCTGAAGAGCATCCCCCGGCACCGTGCACCGTGCCGCTGAGGTGCTGCATCTACACGCCAGGACGTGCCCGCGTCCTGACACCCGAGAAAGACCGGAGAGCAGAAATGGACGACATCACCCTTCCCAAAGCTGTCGAGAACTTCATCGCGGCCACCAACGCGAACGACGCGAACGCGCTGGCCGCGGTCTTCGGCGACGGGGCCACCGTGCACGATGACGGGAAAACCTGGACCGGCGAGGCCGAGATCCACGAGTGGATCCAGGGGCATCTGATCGACCCCAAGATCGTGCTCACGCCGACCTCGTTCGCGGGCGACCGGCTGGTGGCCTCCGGGGACGGTGAATTCCCCGGCGGGCCTCTGTCCTTCGCGTTCGTGTTCGGCATCAAGGACGACCAGGTCACCGACCTCGCAATCGACCCCGTCTGATTCGTCAAGGGGCCGGGGCGGCCTGAGGATTGCCCCGGTCAGAAACGCGGAAGCAGCCAGGTCACCACGAACGACCTGATCCAGTCGCTCACCAACGACGGATGTCCCAAGCGCTGAGCGGTCGGCCGACCGCGACTTCGGATCCCTGCCACACGACCGTTCGACCCCATCGTTCGGACTCCATCGCGGACATCGCGGCTACGTCTTGAGGTCGAAGTGTCTGTATGTCTGGCAGGGCTCAACGGATGGCGTTTAGCAGCGGCCAGGTTTTGGACCGGCCTGACCGAGGCCCTTTAGGCCGCGGCGGCGAGCTTCTCGGCATTGCTCGCCTGCGTAGGTTACTGGCGCAACGCGGTTCAATTGCGCCAGAGGCATTCTTCCCCAATTGGTAACGGCAGGCGCTGGCAACCACCATACGGGCGCGCTCCAGCTCGTCGGCCTCGGCCAGTGTGGGGGTGAGGCTGGCCAGCGCTTCTGCCTGGCTGTTTGGGTTGGTGATGGTGCGGGCGACCTGCTCGGCTTCGCTGGCGGCTGGCCGGGCCCACGCCAGTTCGCCGGCCTCAATCAACGCGGTGGTGAGGCTGATCAGAGCGTGTGCCTGGCTGTACTGGCCAGCGTCACCCGGGAACGGGGCACGCCCTGGCCTGGTGACACAAACGCCAGGCCAGGGCGGACCCCGACTCCGCAGGCGTGGTGGAGCATCTTCCTGTCGACGGGCCTCGCAGTGTGCGTCAGCGCCGCGCCCGGGTCACCATGACCAGTCCGGCGATGAACGACCCGAGCAGGACGGGCGACAGCACCAAGAGGACCCCCCACGCTACGAGGCCGAGATAGCCGTACGCAGCCGAGCCGTTTGTCGGGTCGGCATCGGCGACCGCGATGAGCCCCACGCCGAGCGCGACGCCGATCACGGTGAAGGCGACCGGTGCCCACAGAAGCACTTGGGCCCACACGCGGTAGGCCCGGCTACGCGTGGTCGGGGAAGAGGGCACCGGCGGCGTGCCTGGCCGAGGGGGATATGCGACCTGGTCGTTCACGCCGCAGTTGTACCAGCCGTGGTGGAGACTCACCACCCGGTCCCGCGGATGATGATCAGCGAGTACATCGCCAGGTCACACGGCCGCTACCTGGCGCTACAGCTTCCGCTGTCGGTCGGCTCCGGTGCGCCTCGATAGCCGACCGGGATCGGTGGGTTGGCGCTCCGCCGCGACATCCGCCGTCGGATCGCCGGATACGCCGCAGGGTACCGCGACCGATCGTCATCGCCGCCGCATGGCAGATGCTTGCCGGTTCATCAACCGAGCACGCATGGCACGGCGAGTACCCGAGCACTCCAGGCGCGCCGCCTGGATCCTTGGTTCGGGAATCTGAACGGCGATCCGGTCCTCCGCCGCACGTTCGGGTTGGGTGTCGGCCACCGTTATGATCTTGGTCATGCGTTCCGAACCCGCCCCACCAGACCGGATCCAGCCGGACGGAGGACGAGAGGCCGACCAGCGATTCACCCGGACGCCTCCGGCCGGGTTCGGTTCGTACGGATCCGGTCCAGCCGCGGCGCCGCCGGCTGGTTCCACCCGCTGGGCGGGAGCCTGGCCGGCGGGCAAGTCGGCCACCAGGACGGCGCTGGTGGTGCTGCTTGGCCTGGCTTTCATCGCGCTCAATACCGCGATCGCGTACGCCGCGGTGGGGTCGAAGGTCATTTCGATCGTGACGGGAGTCGCCTTCTGCCTGGCCTTCATGATCGTCGTACGTTTGCTGCACCGAGCGATGTGGCTGTCGTTGCTGTCGTTCATTCCCGGCCTGTTCGTGCTTGTCGGGTCGGTGGAACTCGCCCCCGACCTGGCTCTGGAGAATCGCGGCGTCCGTCAGCAGGTAACCGTCGTCGACGCTGAGGTCGCCGGTAAGCGGCACACGTTCACGCTCGAGGGTGACGATGGGCCGCTCGACGAGCCGCTGATCTATCGAGGCAGCGCCCCCGACTACGAGATCGGCGACACCCTGACCGTTCTCACCGATCCGAACGGTGTGATCGCGCTCAAGGAGGCCGATCGAGTCGACTCCACCGCCAAGCTGGGGTCACTGGTTCTCGGCGGCAGCGGCTGGACTTTCATCGCGCTGGTAGCGGGATGGCGTGGGCACGTCCGCCGCCGGGAAGGCCGGTTCGACACCCTGGTGATATAGCGCGAGCTAATCCGGCGGGAACGAATGAGCCGCGCCGCGCCTTCCCGAAACGGCGACGAATGCCGGAAGGGGACCGGAGTGAAAGACGGGAGCTGGGGGACGGATCGGTAGGTCACCGGCCGGGGTCCGCCGACGAACAGCGGCCGACATTTTGGTCTCGCGTGACGGTCGGCAGGTCGAACCGAGGTGACTGCGACGAGCGGTGGACATGCCGATCAGGCTTCCCGGTGCACCAGGTCACAGCCTGCCGACCATGGGGACCGACGCCGCGATGTCACGCGCGCCAACGGCAGCGAGGTTCAGGTGCCCGGCGGGTTCAGGGCGGTCGCTGAGTCTCGGATTACCAGTTCGGGTTCGGGGTCGGTGATGACACCGCCCGCGCCCGGCCGTCCTGCGATCAGGTCGTACAGCGCCTCGACGCCGGCCCAGCCGAGTTGGTACATGGGCATCCGGACTGCGGTCACGGCCGGGCGTAGGTGTTGCATCAGGTCGACGTCGTGGATGCCGACCACCGACAGTTGGTCGGGGATGGCGATGCCGAGGTCGTGCGCGGCGGCGAGGACCCCGACCGCGCTCATGATGTTGTTGACGACGATGGCTGTCGGTGCGGTTGCCGCCTGCATGGCCTGCCGGAGCCCGTCGGCGCCGGCCT is from Phytohabitans houttuyneae and encodes:
- a CDS encoding TetR/AcrR family transcriptional regulator; the protein is MQNARDRLLLAAAELLESGATVSTRAVCDRAGVQAPTLYHHFGSKQGLIDTVANHGFTQYTAIESSGDPLDDLREGWDRHVRFGLEHPSFYGLLYGRVEPGKPCAVTAPAHAALRDRFTAAAAQGMLKVPAADAAEQLLAANVGITLTLISQPEPDFELSRRVREAALAGVLHTPTTDTPATRASAALTLRALVGNDPGDLTPGERGLLGELLDRLAR
- a CDS encoding SDR family NAD(P)-dependent oxidoreductase — encoded protein: MRTWFITGGTPGGFGLVYAEAALKQGDQVVVTARRPSELQEWAASHGDRVLVLQLDVTDADQVRAAVKAAEERFGGIDVLVNNAGRGWYGSVEGAPDETIRRTFDLNLFAVVEVVRAVLPGMRARGDGWIVNMSSVAGRVGGQGFGYYSAAKFALEGLSETLRQEVEPFGVRVLVVEPGAFRTSAFSYFQNESVNETVDAYVPMVEAVKAAFMDHNGKQAGDPERGVQAVISAMNAPVPPHRIVLGNSGYDVIVAMHENALAELRANEKLSRSADF
- a CDS encoding nuclear transport factor 2 family protein → MDDITLPKAVENFIAATNANDANALAAVFGDGATVHDDGKTWTGEAEIHEWIQGHLIDPKIVLTPTSFAGDRLVASGDGEFPGGPLSFAFVFGIKDDQVTDLAIDPV